In Carya illinoinensis cultivar Pawnee chromosome 16, C.illinoinensisPawnee_v1, whole genome shotgun sequence, a single window of DNA contains:
- the LOC122299252 gene encoding CTP synthase-like, which translates to MKYVLVTGGVVSGLGKGVTASSIGLLLKACGLRVTSIKIDPYLNTDAGTMSPFEHGEVFVLDDGGEVDLDLGNYERFLDIKLTRDNNITTGKIYQSVIDKERKGDYLGKTVQVVPHITDAIQEWIERVAKIPVDGQEGPADVCVIELGGTIGDIESMPFIEALGQFSYRVGPGNFCLIHVSLVPVINVVGEQKTKPTQHSVRGLRGLGLTPNILACRSTNALEENVKAKLAQFCHVPAENIVTLYDVPNIWHVPLLLRDQKAHEAILKGLNLGVTREPELKEWTARTIVSDKLHDPVRIAMVGKYTGLSDSYLSVLKALLHASVACRRKLIVEWIAACDLEDMTAEETPDVYKAAWDCLKGADGVLVPGGFGDRGVQGKILAAKYARENNVPFLGICMGMQIAVIEFARSVLGLHDANSTEFDPDTTNPCVIFMPEGSKTHMGGTMRLGSRRTYFNVADCTSAKLYGNVSFIDERHRHRYEVNPNMILQLENAGLLFVGRDETSRRMEIVELPDHPYFVGVQFHPEFKSRPGKPSALFLGLIAAACQQLETVLHDKGHLRKSVTNGMANGHSPVRAYKNDGTIKSSNGTVNGVYSNGNGIHLERNW; encoded by the exons ATGAAATACGTTTTGGTGACGGGTGGTGTAGTAAGCGGTCTCGGCAAAGGGGTTACTGCTAGCAGTATAGGACTCCTCCTTAAAGCCTGTGGACTTCGTGTTACTTCCATTAAGATTG ATCCTTACCTAAACACAGATGCGGGGACAATGTCTCCTTTTGAGCATGGGGAAGTATTTGTCTTAGATGATGGCGGTGAG GTGGACCTTGACCTTGGAAACTATGAACGATTTTTAGACATCAAGTTAACCCGTGACAACAATATTACAACTGGAAAAATATATCAG TCTGTTATTGACAAGGAGAGAAAAGGAGATTACCTTGGAAAGACAGTCCAG GTTGTTCCACACATTACGGATGCCATTCAAGAGTGGATAGAGCGTGTAGCAAAAATACCAGTGGATGGACAAGAAGGTCCAGCAGATGTTTGTGTCATCGAATTGGGTGGAACAATAG GAGACATTGAATCTATGCCATTTATTGAGGCACTTGGCCAATTTTCATACCGTGTAG gcCCTGGTAATTTCTGCTTAATTCACGTCAGCCTTGTCCCTGTTATCAATGTCGTTGGTGAGCAG AAAACAAAACCTACGCAGCATAGTGTTCGGGGACTTAGAGGACTTGGCTTGACACCAAATATTCTAGCCTGTCGGAGTACAAAT gCACTTGAGGAGAATGTTAAGGCAAAACTTGCTCAATTTTGCCATGTGCCG GCCGAAAACATTGTCACTCTCTATGATGTTCCAAACATATGGCATGTTCCTCTGTTATTAAGA GATCAGAAGGCACATGAAGCTATCCTGAAAGGGCTGAACCTTGG TGTCACTAGGGAGCCTGAATTGAAGGAATGGACTGCGAGGACAATAGTTTCTGACAAGTTGCATGATCCA GTTAGAATTGCCATGGTTGGAAAATACACTGGCCTTTCAGATTCTTACCTATCTGTTTTAAAG GCTCTTTTGCATGCATCTGTCGCTTGCCGGCGGAAGCTTATTGTAGAATGGATTGCAGCTTGTGACCTTGAAGACATGACTGCTGAAGAG ACCCCTGATGTTTATAAAGCAGCATGGGATTGTTTAAAG GGTGCTGATGGTGTTCTTGTTCCAGGAGGGTTTGGTGATAGAGGAGTGCAGGGGAAAATTCTTGCAGCAAAGTATGCTCGGGAGAATAATGTTCCATTCTTGGGGATTTGCATGGGGATGCAAATTGCTGTCATTGAGTTTGCACGGTCTGTTCTTGGTTTGCATGATGCTAACAGCACAGAGTTTGATCCTGATACTACAAATCCTTGTGTAATATTTATGCCAGAG GGTTCAAAAACTCATATGGGAGGTACTATGCGACTGGGATCAAGGAGGACTTACTTCAATGTTGCGGATTGCACATCTGCAAAGTT GTATGGCAATGTAAGTTTTATTGATGAGCGACATCGGCATAGATACGAG GTCAATCCAAATATGATATTACAACTTGAAAATGCTGGTCTATTATTTGTTGGTAGAGACGAAACTAGTCGGCGCATGGAG ATTGTTGAGTTGCCTGATCATCCCTACTTTGTTGGTGTTCAATTTCATCCTGAATTTAAGTCAAGACCTGGGAAACCTTCTGCACTGTTCTTAG GACTAATAGCAGCAGCTTGCCAGCAGTTGGAGACTGTCCTACATGACAAGGGCCATTTAAGAAAATCAGTGACTAATGGGATGGCTAATGGACACTCACCAGTGAGAGCCTACAAAAATGATGGCACAATTAAGTCGTCCAATGGGACAGTAAATGGTGTGTATAGCAATGGAAATGGCATACACCTGGAACGAAATTGGTGA